The following are encoded together in the Humulus lupulus chromosome 5, drHumLupu1.1, whole genome shotgun sequence genome:
- the LOC133777726 gene encoding uncharacterized protein LOC133777726: MREAKHEEACEGLTLLTAEACGGLQRRRSWVDDGRKVGAASLGVNLFDLKNTNQELKSNFERSLHYRSYRSRFLLKPQGCRHLCSLLIEEGFLQDSFALLLCLSFLRLYLCSLFLFE, translated from the exons ATGCGCGAAGCAAAGCACGAAGAGGCTTGCGAAGGCCTGACATTGCTCACAGCGGAGGCGTGCGGTGGCTTGCAGAGAAGGCGGAGCTGGGTTGATGATGGGCGCAAGGTTGGGGCTGCATCTCTCGGAGTG AACCTGTTTGATTTAAAGAATACCAACCAGGAACTGAAAAGCAATTTTGAAAGATCTCTACATTACCGCAGCTAT CGAAGTAGATTTCTCTTGAAACCGCAAGGCTGTCGTCATCTATGTTCCCTACTGATTGAGGAAGGCTTTCTGCAAGATTCATTTGCGTTGTTGCTTTGTCTTTCTTTTCTCCGTTTGTATTTGTGTTCTCTTTTTTTGTTTGAATAA